From a region of the Methanolinea sp. genome:
- a CDS encoding CGGC domain-containing protein codes for MKIGIIRCMMTEDMCPATMDFTVTREGKGAFRETGPVDIVGFVTCGGCPGKRAIPRAKMMVERGAEAIVFASCITRGNPIGYPCPHYADMRDCIIKAIGPDIKIIEWTH; via the coding sequence ATGAAAATAGGTATCATCCGTTGCATGATGACCGAGGATATGTGCCCGGCGACCATGGATTTCACCGTGACCAGGGAGGGAAAAGGCGCATTCCGGGAAACCGGGCCTGTTGACATAGTCGGGTTCGTGACCTGTGGCGGGTGCCCGGGGAAGAGGGCCATCCCCCGGGCAAAAATGATGGTCGAACGGGGAGCAGAGGCGATCGTGTTTGCATCGTGCATCACCAGGGGAAACCCTATCGGTTATCCCTGCCCCCATTATGCCGACATGAGGGACTGCATCATCAAGGCAATCGGTCCTGATATCAAGATCATCGAGTGGACTCATTAA
- a CDS encoding J domain-containing protein: protein MADVTPAVLREAADVLGIPEQASLNEIRQKYHEQIRTWHPDVSRKDPAAAHEMTIRVKKAYDLLLDYCTNHVFSFRIEDLAQDLEQSPADFWMERFGEDPIWG from the coding sequence ATGGCCGATGTCACCCCTGCGGTCCTCAGAGAGGCGGCTGATGTGCTGGGAATCCCGGAACAGGCCTCCCTGAACGAAATCCGGCAGAAATACCACGAACAGATCAGGACCTGGCATCCCGATGTATCCCGGAAGGATCCGGCGGCTGCGCACGAGATGACGATCCGCGTCAAGAAGGCCTACGATCTCCTGCTCGATTACTGCACGAACCATGTTTTCTCGTTCCGGATCGAGGATCTCGCACAGGACCTCGAGCAGAGCCCCGCGGATTTCTGGATGGAACGGTTCGGTGAAGATCCTATCTGGGGGTAG